The following coding sequences are from one Geothrix sp. window:
- a CDS encoding 4Fe-4S dicluster domain-containing protein produces MQKSLHIDPNKCTGCLQCEMACSWENYRSFTTAKSRIKVFSFHEAGRFVPYTCTQCDEAWCMIACPVDAIRLDPDTGAKIVLEPTCVGCKVCTIACPFGTINYVAQTGKVQKCDLCDGAPACAKACPTAAITYVDSDWTGLDKMRQWAGKTDTNQATA; encoded by the coding sequence ATGCAGAAGTCCCTCCACATCGATCCCAACAAGTGCACGGGCTGTCTGCAGTGCGAGATGGCCTGCTCCTGGGAGAACTACCGGAGCTTCACCACCGCGAAGTCGCGGATCAAGGTGTTCAGTTTCCACGAGGCGGGCCGCTTCGTGCCCTACACCTGCACCCAGTGCGACGAAGCCTGGTGCATGATCGCCTGCCCGGTGGATGCCATCAGGCTGGATCCCGACACCGGCGCGAAGATCGTGCTGGAGCCCACCTGCGTCGGCTGCAAGGTCTGCACGATTGCCTGCCCCTTCGGCACCATCAACTACGTGGCGCAGACCGGCAAGGTGCAGAAGTGCGACCTCTGCGACGGCGCGCCGGCCTGCGCCAAGGCCTGCCCGACGGCGGCCATCACCTATGTGGACTCGGACTGGACCGGCCTCGACAAGATGCGCCAGTGGGCCGGCAAGACCGACACCAACCAAGCGACGGCGTGA
- a CDS encoding aldehyde ferredoxin oxidoreductase family protein, with protein MAWTKNVLRVNLEAGTCTTEPLNMDWARDYLGQRGLATKYFVSETDPKVDPFSPKNKMIFVTGPLTGTMAATGGRYSVVTKGPLTGAIACSNSGGYFGAELKFAGWDMVIFEGAAPKPVYLLITDGKAELVDASHLWGKTVWETEETIKKQHQDPQIRVAAIGRAGENKVLYAAIVNDLHRAAGRSGVGAVMGSKNLKAVAVRGTRTDAYQIADPDAFFTAVDAGKKVLAANGVTGQGLPTYGTQVLMNVINELGALPTRNHRDVQFEGAMAIGGEAMHEKRPTDGKANLVTNGACFGCTIACGRISKMDPGHFTIKDKPQYHGASGGVEYEAAWALGAANGVSDLEALTYANFLCNEDGFDPISFGATVGAAMELYDLGILTKEIVGFELPFGSTEGMVKLAELTARGEGFGKEIGLGSKRLCAKYGKPELSMTVKGQEFPAYDGRGLQGMGLAYATSNRGACHLRGYMVSPEVLGIPVKMEPQATEGKPAMLKAFQDLTAVVDSSGLCLFTTFAWGLQDIQPQLQAACEGDWSEERLLLIGERIWNMEREFNLAAGLTGKDDNLPPRLMKEAAKTGPQKGAVSKLDIMLPEYYRVRGWTPEGVPTAETRTRLGV; from the coding sequence ATGGCATGGACCAAGAACGTCCTTCGCGTGAATCTTGAGGCGGGTACCTGCACCACGGAGCCCCTGAACATGGACTGGGCCCGCGACTACCTGGGCCAGCGGGGCCTCGCCACCAAGTACTTCGTCTCTGAGACGGATCCCAAGGTGGATCCCTTCTCCCCCAAGAACAAGATGATCTTCGTGACCGGTCCCCTCACCGGCACCATGGCCGCCACGGGTGGCCGCTACTCCGTGGTCACCAAGGGGCCGCTCACGGGCGCCATCGCCTGCTCCAACTCCGGCGGCTACTTCGGGGCCGAGCTGAAGTTCGCGGGCTGGGACATGGTGATCTTCGAGGGTGCTGCTCCAAAGCCCGTCTACCTGCTGATCACGGATGGGAAGGCCGAACTGGTCGATGCCTCCCACCTGTGGGGCAAGACCGTCTGGGAGACCGAGGAGACCATCAAGAAGCAGCACCAGGATCCCCAGATCCGCGTGGCCGCCATCGGCCGGGCCGGTGAGAACAAGGTGCTCTACGCCGCCATCGTCAACGACCTGCACCGGGCCGCCGGGCGCTCCGGTGTGGGTGCGGTCATGGGCTCGAAGAACCTCAAGGCCGTGGCCGTGCGCGGCACCCGCACCGATGCCTACCAGATCGCGGATCCCGATGCCTTCTTCACTGCCGTGGATGCCGGCAAGAAGGTGCTGGCCGCCAACGGCGTGACAGGGCAGGGGCTCCCCACCTACGGCACCCAGGTGCTGATGAACGTCATCAACGAGCTGGGCGCGCTGCCCACCCGCAACCACCGCGACGTGCAGTTCGAGGGCGCCATGGCCATCGGTGGCGAGGCCATGCACGAGAAGCGGCCCACGGACGGCAAGGCGAACCTCGTCACCAACGGCGCCTGCTTCGGCTGCACCATCGCCTGCGGCCGCATCTCCAAGATGGATCCGGGCCACTTCACCATCAAGGACAAGCCCCAGTACCACGGCGCCTCCGGCGGCGTGGAGTACGAGGCGGCCTGGGCCCTGGGCGCCGCCAACGGCGTGTCCGATCTGGAAGCCCTCACTTACGCCAACTTCCTCTGCAACGAGGACGGCTTCGATCCCATCTCCTTCGGTGCCACCGTCGGCGCCGCCATGGAGCTCTACGACCTGGGCATCCTCACCAAGGAGATCGTCGGCTTCGAGCTGCCCTTCGGCTCCACCGAGGGCATGGTGAAGCTGGCGGAACTCACGGCCAGGGGCGAGGGTTTCGGCAAGGAGATCGGCCTGGGCTCCAAGCGGCTCTGCGCGAAGTACGGCAAGCCCGAGCTGTCCATGACCGTCAAGGGCCAGGAGTTCCCGGCCTACGATGGCCGCGGCCTGCAGGGCATGGGACTCGCCTACGCCACCAGCAACCGCGGTGCCTGCCACCTGCGCGGCTACATGGTGTCGCCGGAAGTGCTGGGCATCCCCGTGAAGATGGAGCCCCAGGCCACCGAGGGGAAGCCCGCCATGCTGAAGGCCTTCCAGGACCTCACCGCCGTGGTGGATTCCAGCGGCCTCTGCCTCTTCACCACCTTCGCCTGGGGCCTGCAGGACATCCAGCCCCAGCTCCAGGCCGCCTGCGAGGGCGACTGGTCCGAGGAGCGGCTGCTCCTCATCGGCGAGCGCATCTGGAACATGGAGCGCGAGTTCAACCTCGCCGCCGGGCTCACGGGCAAGGACGACAACCTGCCGCCCCGCCTCATGAAGGAGGCCGCCAAGACCGGCCCCCAGAAGGGCGCCGTGTCGAAACTCGACATCATGCTGCCCGAGTACTACCGAGTTCGTGGGTGGACACCGGAGGGTGTGCCTACCGCCGAGACGCGAACGCGTCTCGGCGTGTGA
- the yajC gene encoding preprotein translocase subunit YajC yields MTFALLDTPPGPQGLEALLKGPFPMMLGMGLLFYFFILRPQSKARKEMEARLAKLKAGDEVVLSSGLYATIDRVEDKDLYVKLGNTVVKARRSAVATLASETEPKQN; encoded by the coding sequence ATGACTTTCGCCCTGCTTGATACTCCCCCAGGCCCGCAAGGGCTCGAAGCGCTGCTCAAGGGGCCTTTTCCCATGATGCTGGGCATGGGCCTGCTGTTCTATTTCTTCATCCTCCGGCCCCAGAGCAAGGCCCGCAAGGAGATGGAGGCCCGCCTGGCCAAGCTGAAGGCTGGCGACGAGGTGGTGCTCAGCTCCGGCCTCTACGCCACCATCGACCGCGTCGAGGACAAGGACCTGTACGTCAAGCTCGGCAACACCGTGGTGAAGGCGCGCCGCTCGGCCGTCGCCACCCTGGCCTCCGAAACGGAACCCAAGCAGAACTGA
- the tgt gene encoding tRNA guanosine(34) transglycosylase Tgt: MSEITSPEFTFRNETANHAAAARAGHFRTGHGEVLTPAFMPVGTQGTVKGITPVQLREIGPQVILGNTYHLGLRPGDELVARLGGLHRLMGWEGPILTDSGGFQVFSLASLRKMTEDGVTFQSHVDGSPQFLSPERSLEIQRNLGSDICMALDECPPGRLERSKLEVSMARTTRWLARSRAVPLQPHQGLFAINQGGTHLDLRRRHLEEALELDAKTPFQGFAVGGLSVGEPKPEMNAVLAEFVKELPGDRPRYLMGVGTPEDLLFGIEHGVDLFDCVLPSREARHGRILTSRGRLNLKNARHREADLPLDPDCPCYTCRTFSRAYLHHLLRCGELLGFTLNTIHNLSYTVGLTRAARQALLENRFPAFAQSTRAGWLTEEP; the protein is encoded by the coding sequence ATGTCTGAAATCACAAGTCCTGAGTTCACATTCAGGAACGAAACCGCAAACCACGCCGCAGCTGCGCGGGCGGGCCACTTCAGGACCGGCCATGGCGAGGTCCTGACCCCCGCCTTCATGCCCGTGGGCACGCAGGGCACGGTGAAGGGCATCACGCCGGTCCAGCTGCGGGAGATCGGGCCCCAGGTCATCCTCGGCAACACCTACCACCTGGGGCTGAGACCTGGGGACGAGCTCGTCGCCCGGCTGGGTGGGCTGCACCGCCTCATGGGCTGGGAGGGCCCCATCCTGACGGATTCCGGGGGATTCCAGGTGTTCTCCCTGGCTTCCCTCCGCAAGATGACCGAGGACGGCGTCACCTTCCAGAGCCACGTGGACGGCAGCCCGCAGTTCCTGTCCCCGGAGCGCAGCCTGGAGATCCAGCGGAACCTGGGCTCAGACATCTGCATGGCCCTCGACGAGTGCCCGCCTGGGCGCCTGGAGCGGTCGAAGCTCGAGGTCAGCATGGCCCGCACCACCCGCTGGCTGGCCCGCAGCCGGGCCGTGCCGCTGCAGCCGCACCAGGGGCTCTTCGCCATCAACCAGGGCGGCACGCACCTGGACCTGCGGCGCCGGCACCTGGAGGAGGCGCTGGAGCTGGATGCGAAGACGCCCTTCCAGGGCTTCGCCGTGGGCGGGCTCAGCGTCGGCGAGCCCAAGCCGGAGATGAACGCCGTGCTGGCTGAGTTCGTGAAGGAGCTGCCGGGGGACCGGCCCCGCTACCTCATGGGCGTGGGCACCCCGGAGGATCTGCTCTTCGGCATCGAGCACGGGGTGGACCTCTTCGACTGCGTCCTCCCCAGCCGGGAGGCCCGCCACGGCCGCATCCTCACCAGCCGGGGCCGGCTCAACCTCAAGAACGCCCGCCACCGGGAGGCGGACCTGCCCCTGGACCCCGATTGCCCCTGCTACACCTGCCGGACCTTTTCCCGGGCCTACCTGCATCATCTCCTCCGCTGTGGGGAGCTGCTGGGCTTCACGCTGAACACGATCCACAACCTGAGCTACACTGTGGGACTCACCCGCGCCGCGCGGCAGGCCCTGCTGGAGAACCGGTTTCCGGCCTTCGCCCAGTCCACACGCGCCGGATGGTTGACCGAGGAGCCCTGA
- the secD gene encoding protein translocase subunit SecD — MTKRSLWRLTIVLAVLFGCGYFFTPLSKVKLGLDLRGGVHFELEVQGQEALTADLRDSKDRMVSRLREKGLPGAMVRVDGPALRVEGVGADQKATVEKVAKDYFSGYTVAAEGDVFRLTQKDTYQKQLKDDANKRALEVIEKRIRDIDPANVLEPEITASGAEGNRIVVEIPGIEEGDRERIKSLLSTPGRLEQRLLAKAPQIYFNSKDEALAFFKGAIPQEFELLPEIESERQARRAGQPVVKAKPGEEKISRWVLLESRVAVDGADIIDSHRASNSQTEANEVNFTLNRKGDDDFARLTGTASEENRLIAIVLDRKIVTELSAKEKIIGGAVRISGSFSAQEADDLASQLRSGALRAPMKFLEEGVVGPGLGKDSIRAGVTSALVGFITIIAFMVYFYRWSGMNAIIALTVNVVVMMGLLGSFRATLTLPGIAGFVLTLGMAVDANILIFERIKEELGLGKSVPGAIDAGFDRVFWTIVDSHVTQLFAALLLFIFGTGPVKGFAVTLTVGVVASLFTSIYISRFIYDWILERHPGTKTLSVGKHTFFKGASYDFMKYKGTALAISWGIIVLCFLFVRPWNLTHNNRIHLGMQFVGGNDMTVRFRGAMEPETIRAALAKNGFIEATVVPYENSDASVRDFAVKVKAKKDGDQKDSTIQANALRGIFKQLDPEAAGSPLPALNLEGSKTLADSLARANPLHVANDETILTATYLPLAEKVIAGRDRLTSGLYHAFSELPQDLPQAVKDTVQTTYRLGAVGIRKNESFSPSISGEWTSKTLTAVGLAMLAILVYVIFRFTASFAVGGIVALIHDMLMALGLFAAFGYEFNVPVVASFLTLMGYSMADTIVVFDRIRENSHRPEYRRMTITKLVNDSINQTLGRTILTSLSVLFVSVCLWQFGGPALKDLAFPLVIGVITGTYSSIYIAAPVVVYWDQWFGGKDKLKQHA, encoded by the coding sequence GTGACCAAACGGAGCCTCTGGCGCCTCACCATCGTCCTCGCCGTGCTGTTCGGTTGCGGATACTTCTTCACGCCCCTCTCCAAGGTGAAGCTCGGTCTCGATCTTCGCGGCGGCGTGCACTTCGAGCTGGAGGTCCAGGGCCAGGAGGCCCTGACCGCCGATCTCCGCGACAGCAAGGACCGCATGGTCTCCCGTCTGCGGGAGAAGGGCCTGCCCGGCGCCATGGTGCGTGTGGACGGCCCGGCCCTGCGGGTGGAGGGCGTGGGGGCCGACCAGAAGGCCACCGTGGAGAAGGTCGCCAAGGACTACTTCTCCGGCTACACCGTGGCCGCCGAAGGGGATGTCTTCCGCCTCACGCAGAAGGACACCTACCAGAAGCAGCTGAAGGACGACGCCAACAAGCGGGCCCTGGAGGTCATCGAGAAGCGCATCCGCGACATCGACCCCGCCAACGTGCTCGAGCCCGAGATCACCGCCAGCGGCGCCGAAGGCAACCGCATCGTGGTCGAGATCCCCGGCATCGAGGAGGGCGATCGTGAGCGCATCAAGTCCCTGCTGTCCACCCCGGGCCGCCTGGAACAGCGCCTGCTGGCGAAGGCTCCGCAGATCTACTTCAACAGCAAGGACGAGGCCCTGGCCTTCTTCAAGGGGGCCATCCCCCAGGAATTCGAGCTGCTGCCCGAGATCGAGAGCGAGCGCCAGGCCCGCCGCGCCGGCCAGCCCGTGGTCAAGGCCAAGCCCGGCGAGGAGAAGATCAGCCGCTGGGTCCTGCTGGAAAGCCGCGTGGCCGTGGACGGCGCCGACATCATCGATTCCCACCGCGCCTCCAACTCCCAGACCGAAGCCAACGAGGTCAACTTCACCCTCAACAGGAAGGGGGATGACGACTTCGCCCGCCTGACGGGCACGGCCTCCGAGGAGAACCGCCTCATCGCCATCGTGCTGGACCGCAAGATCGTCACCGAGCTGAGCGCCAAGGAGAAGATCATCGGCGGCGCCGTCCGCATCAGCGGCAGCTTCTCCGCCCAGGAGGCCGACGACCTCGCCAGCCAGCTCCGCAGCGGCGCCCTGCGCGCGCCCATGAAGTTCCTGGAAGAAGGCGTGGTGGGACCTGGTCTCGGCAAGGACTCCATCCGGGCGGGTGTGACCTCAGCCCTGGTGGGCTTCATCACCATCATCGCCTTCATGGTGTATTTCTACCGCTGGTCCGGCATGAACGCGATCATCGCCCTCACGGTGAACGTGGTGGTGATGATGGGCCTGCTGGGCTCCTTCCGCGCCACGCTGACCCTGCCGGGCATCGCCGGCTTCGTGCTGACCCTCGGCATGGCCGTGGACGCCAACATCCTCATCTTCGAGCGCATCAAGGAGGAACTGGGGCTTGGCAAGAGCGTGCCTGGCGCCATCGACGCGGGCTTCGACCGCGTGTTCTGGACCATCGTGGACAGCCACGTGACCCAGCTCTTCGCGGCGCTGCTGCTCTTCATCTTCGGCACGGGCCCCGTGAAGGGCTTCGCCGTGACCCTCACCGTGGGCGTCGTGGCCTCGCTGTTCACCAGCATCTACATCAGCCGCTTCATCTATGACTGGATCCTGGAGCGGCACCCCGGTACCAAGACCCTGTCCGTGGGCAAGCACACCTTCTTCAAGGGGGCCTCCTACGACTTCATGAAGTACAAGGGCACGGCCCTGGCCATCAGCTGGGGCATCATCGTGCTCTGTTTCCTGTTCGTGCGGCCCTGGAACCTCACCCACAACAACCGCATCCACCTCGGCATGCAGTTCGTGGGCGGCAATGACATGACCGTCCGCTTCCGCGGCGCCATGGAACCCGAAACCATCCGGGCCGCCCTGGCCAAGAATGGTTTCATCGAGGCCACGGTGGTGCCCTACGAGAACTCGGACGCGTCCGTCCGCGACTTCGCCGTCAAGGTCAAGGCCAAGAAGGACGGGGATCAGAAGGACAGCACCATCCAGGCCAATGCCCTGCGTGGCATCTTCAAGCAGCTGGATCCCGAGGCCGCCGGCAGTCCGCTGCCCGCCCTCAATCTGGAAGGCTCGAAGACCCTGGCGGATTCCCTGGCCAGGGCCAACCCGCTGCACGTGGCCAACGACGAGACGATCCTCACCGCCACCTACCTGCCCCTGGCCGAGAAGGTCATCGCCGGCCGCGACCGGCTGACCTCTGGCCTGTACCACGCCTTCAGTGAGCTGCCGCAGGACCTTCCGCAGGCGGTGAAGGATACGGTGCAGACCACGTACCGGCTGGGCGCCGTGGGCATCCGCAAGAACGAGAGCTTCTCCCCGAGCATCTCCGGGGAGTGGACCAGCAAGACCCTCACGGCGGTCGGCTTGGCCATGCTGGCCATCCTGGTCTACGTGATCTTCCGGTTCACCGCGAGCTTCGCCGTGGGCGGCATCGTGGCCCTGATCCACGACATGCTCATGGCCCTGGGACTCTTCGCGGCCTTCGGCTACGAGTTCAACGTGCCCGTGGTGGCGAGCTTCCTCACCCTCATGGGCTACTCCATGGCCGACACCATCGTGGTCTTCGACCGGATCCGCGAGAACAGCCACCGGCCGGAGTACCGGCGGATGACGATCACCAAGCTGGTGAACGACTCCATCAACCAGACCCTGGGCCGGACGATCCTCACCTCGCTGTCCGTGCTCTTCGTGTCCGTCTGCCTCTGGCAGTTCGGCGGCCCGGCCCTCAAGGACCTGGCCTTCCCGCTGGTCATCGGCGTCATCACCGGCACCTACTCCTCCATCTACATCGCCGCCCCGGTGGTGGTGTACTGGGACCAGTGGTTCGGCGGCAAGGACAAGCTGAAGCAGCACGCGTAA
- a CDS encoding energy transducer TonB: protein MSKDPQKPIPAKSAAPVETLEDAVYRSSLSAGNDAIKRGNPKVTIPATVLMYGLFAFVGFQLAKQSSVVKEKLKTVGIDLNEKADDAPPPPPPPPPPPPPPPPPPMAAVSSKADQTPIDPRQEIVPEQAPKELPKQDHSLGGVPGGVPGGVPGGVIGGVVGGVVGGVVGGQGRVVDFDFSQIKIKYQPPAPPYPPLAKIAKIQGTVVVEIVVGPDGIPTSASAKEGPPQLRPSAEAYAMMWKFEPAMLNGQAQYARFKLTMPYRLR from the coding sequence ATGAGCAAAGATCCCCAGAAACCCATTCCCGCCAAGTCGGCCGCTCCCGTGGAGACGCTGGAGGATGCCGTTTATCGGTCCTCCCTGTCCGCCGGGAACGACGCCATCAAGCGGGGCAACCCCAAGGTGACGATCCCCGCCACCGTACTCATGTACGGGCTCTTCGCTTTCGTAGGCTTCCAGCTGGCCAAGCAGTCGTCAGTGGTCAAGGAAAAGCTGAAGACCGTGGGCATCGACCTCAACGAGAAGGCTGACGACGCGCCGCCGCCGCCGCCTCCTCCTCCTCCGCCGCCGCCGCCGCCGCCGCCGCCGCCGATGGCCGCGGTTTCGTCGAAGGCGGATCAGACGCCCATCGATCCCCGACAGGAGATCGTGCCTGAGCAGGCCCCCAAGGAGCTGCCCAAGCAGGATCACTCGCTGGGTGGCGTTCCCGGTGGCGTCCCCGGTGGCGTTCCCGGTGGCGTGATCGGCGGCGTGGTCGGTGGCGTGGTCGGTGGCGTGGTCGGTGGTCAGGGCAGGGTCGTCGACTTCGACTTCAGCCAGATCAAGATCAAGTACCAGCCTCCGGCGCCCCCCTACCCCCCCCTCGCCAAGATCGCGAAGATCCAGGGCACGGTGGTCGTGGAAATCGTCGTCGGTCCCGATGGCATCCCCACCTCGGCTTCGGCCAAGGAGGGACCTCCCCAGCTCCGTCCTTCCGCCGAGGCCTACGCCATGATGTGGAAGTTCGAGCCCGCCATGCTGAACGGGCAGGCCCAGTACGCCCGCTTCAAGCTGACGATGCCCTATCGCCTCCGGTAG
- a CDS encoding polysaccharide deacetylase family protein — MKAISLRVDVDTLEGSLTGIPTLLRLLDKHRMRASFYFCFGPDNSGKAIRRIFRKGFLAKMRRTSGPGKLYSLKTMMYGTLLPAPIIWKRAATQMQAARAAGHEVGIHGWDHVQYHDLLDRKSRKWLADWYANAHEAFGTIFGEKPLGAVSPAWRCNDTTLELQEAYGLAYAGDCRGFAPFYPIVKGQPQKTLQIPTTLPTLDELLGLDGRTPDQVNREVWDLVREDALNVYALHTEVEGGALFETFDTFLGGLNERGIVARTHADWLPELLAANPPAKMITRREIPGRAGWVSWEG; from the coding sequence ATGAAGGCCATTTCCCTCCGCGTGGACGTCGACACCCTGGAAGGCTCGCTCACGGGCATTCCGACCCTGCTGCGCCTGCTGGACAAGCACCGCATGCGGGCCAGCTTCTACTTCTGCTTCGGCCCCGACAACAGCGGCAAGGCCATCCGCCGCATCTTCCGCAAGGGCTTCCTGGCCAAAATGCGGCGGACCTCGGGACCGGGCAAGCTGTACAGCCTGAAGACCATGATGTACGGCACCCTGCTGCCCGCGCCCATCATCTGGAAGCGCGCAGCCACCCAGATGCAGGCCGCCAGGGCCGCAGGCCACGAGGTGGGCATCCATGGCTGGGACCACGTGCAGTACCACGACCTGCTGGACCGGAAATCCCGGAAGTGGCTGGCTGACTGGTACGCCAACGCCCACGAGGCCTTCGGCACCATCTTCGGGGAGAAGCCCCTGGGCGCCGTTAGCCCCGCCTGGCGCTGCAACGACACCACCCTGGAGCTGCAGGAGGCCTACGGGCTGGCCTACGCGGGCGACTGCCGGGGCTTCGCGCCCTTCTACCCCATCGTGAAAGGGCAGCCCCAGAAGACCCTGCAGATCCCCACCACCCTGCCCACCCTGGACGAACTGCTGGGTCTCGATGGCCGCACGCCGGACCAGGTGAATCGCGAGGTCTGGGACCTGGTGCGCGAGGACGCGCTCAACGTCTACGCTCTGCACACCGAGGTCGAGGGCGGGGCGCTGTTCGAGACCTTCGATACCTTCCTGGGCGGACTCAACGAGCGTGGCATCGTCGCCCGCACCCACGCCGACTGGCTGCCCGAACTGCTAGCCGCCAATCCGCCCGCCAAGATGATCACCCGGCGAGAGATCCCCGGGCGAGCGGGTTGGGTGAGCTGGGAAGGTTGA